In Sardina pilchardus chromosome 8, fSarPil1.1, whole genome shotgun sequence, a genomic segment contains:
- the b3galt8 gene encoding beta-1,3-galactosyltransferase 2 yields MRYYRLAKYLLLAGLIAFLVETLLNIVYESKGKRISQHTPIAEDLYKVVSPSTYEYILNQPSACEHYPHLVLMVPVAPGDSGSRDAVRNSWGQRDLVSNIKIVQLFFVGVLTGEEGKNAINALTEENLKHNDIILMDFLDSYHNLTVKTMMMMNWLATYCQSASYVMKIDADIFLNVYYLINMLPFPAKKNYITGSVISDGMPRRDAKSKWYLSQDIYPDTSFPPYVSGGGYVFSADLAAKISMASRFVRPIPLEDVYVGLCLNILGVRPVYGRSMFWLRNLFEVRHLDYDRCTFAKLVLVVDFPPSELLKHWPDFQKNNGTC; encoded by the coding sequence ATGAGATATTACAGGTTAGCAAAATATCTACTCCTGGCTGGATTAATAGCTTTTTTAGTGGAAACTCTTTTGAACATCGTATATGAATCCAAGGGAAAAAGAATCAGTCAGCACACGCCGATTGCGGAGGACTTGTACAAAGTTGTATCACCGTCAACTTATGAATACATCTTGAACCAACCTTCAGCGTGTGAACACTATCCTCATCTGGTGTTGATGGTTCCGGTAGCACCTGGTGATAGCGGGTCGAGGGACGCCGTTAGGAATTCGTGGGGACAACGAGATTTGGTCTCTAATATCAAAATTGTCCAACTCTTTTTCGTTGGTGTCTTgacaggagaagaggggaagaatgCAATAAACGCTCTTACTGAAGAGAACTTGAAGCATAATGATATCATTCTGATGGACTTTCTGGACAGCTATCACAATCTGACTGTGAAgactatgatgatgatgaactgGCTTGCCACTTATTGCCAGAGTGCCTCTTATGTTATGAAAATTGATGCAGATATTTTTCTTAATGTTTATTACCTCATCAACATGTTGCCTTTTCCTGCTAAAAAGAATTACATCACTGGCTCAGTCATCAGTGATGGCATGCCTCGCAGGGATGCAAAAAGCAAATGGTATTTGTCACAGGACATCTATCCAGATACTTCATTTCCACCCTATGTTTCAGGGGGTGGGTACGTGTTCTCAGCAGACCTTGCAGCAAAGATATCAATGGCTTCAAGATTTGTGCGACCAATTCCATTAGAAGATGTCTATGTGGGATTATGTCTGAATATACTGGGTGTCAGGCCTGTGTATGGCAGAAGCATGTTTTGGCTGCGAAATCTGTTTGAAGTACGTCACCTGGACTATGACAGATGCACTTTTGCCAAACTTGTCCTAGTTGTAGACTTTCCTCCATCTGAGCTCTTGAAACACTGGCCAGATTTTCAAAAAAACAATGGTACATGTTAA